A single genomic interval of Agrobacterium larrymoorei harbors:
- the repC gene encoding plasmid replication protein RepC, whose product MERGQVTTPFGRRPVTLALVKRQIATGEIKQGASADKWKVFRDASEARERLGLQDRSLAVLDALLSFYPENELRQDAQLVVFPSNIQLSIRAHGIAGATLRRHLAILVEAGLIIRRDSANGKRYARKDDAGSIEDAFGFDISPLLMRAQELACLAQQVAADRLAYRRAKEHLTICRRDIRKLLTAAMEEGAPGDWGQIEDRYIALVARIPRSPSLEELGSLGEEMAKLRDDVVKMLSSEDISTNMTGNDAHIERHLQNSNTNPPYESEPSSDEEQGAKPSQNRQQMHVPMKAFPLGLVLRACPDIANYGPEGQIRNWREMMTAAVVVRSMLGVSPSAYEEACDAMGPENAAVTIACILEKGGHINSPGGYLRDLTNKARRGEFSLGPVLMALLRAAGHPVSATG is encoded by the coding sequence ATGGAACGTGGACAGGTGACGACGCCCTTCGGGCGGCGGCCGGTTACGCTTGCGCTTGTGAAGCGGCAGATTGCTACTGGCGAGATCAAGCAAGGGGCTTCGGCTGACAAGTGGAAGGTGTTTCGAGATGCCTCCGAGGCGCGGGAACGCTTGGGGCTTCAGGATCGGAGCCTTGCCGTTCTTGATGCCCTGTTGAGCTTTTATCCCGAAAATGAGCTGCGTCAGGACGCTCAGCTCGTGGTCTTCCCTTCCAATATCCAACTTTCGATCCGCGCGCATGGAATTGCGGGGGCGACGCTGCGCCGTCACCTGGCAATTCTGGTTGAGGCTGGCCTGATAATTCGAAGAGATAGCGCTAATGGCAAGCGATATGCGCGCAAGGACGACGCGGGTTCTATCGAAGACGCTTTCGGGTTTGATATCTCGCCACTTTTAATGCGGGCACAGGAACTGGCCTGCCTTGCCCAGCAGGTAGCGGCGGATCGTCTGGCCTATCGGCGTGCGAAAGAACACCTCACCATTTGCCGGCGAGACATCCGCAAGCTGTTGACGGCTGCGATGGAAGAGGGCGCTCCAGGCGATTGGGGTCAGATTGAGGATCGATATATTGCCCTTGTCGCCCGTATTCCGCGTTCGCCAAGCTTGGAAGAGCTGGGCAGCTTGGGTGAAGAGATGGCGAAACTTCGTGACGATGTCGTCAAGATGCTGAGTTCCGAGGATATTTCTACAAATATGACTGGCAATGATGCTCATATTGAGCGTCACTTACAGAATTCAAATACCAACCCCCCTTATGAATCTGAACCAAGCTCTGACGAAGAGCAGGGAGCGAAGCCGAGCCAGAACAGGCAACAAATGCATGTGCCGATGAAGGCATTCCCATTAGGGCTTGTCTTGCGTGCGTGCCCAGACATTGCCAATTACGGACCGGAGGGCCAGATCAGAAACTGGCGCGAAATGATGACGGCTGCGGTCGTCGTGCGGTCGATGCTGGGGGTCAGCCCGTCCGCCTATGAGGAGGCGTGTGACGCGATGGGGCCTGAAAATGCGGCGGTGACGATTGCCTGCATTCTTGAAAAAGGCGGCCACATCAATTCGCCGGGCGGATATTTGCGAGATTTGACGAACAAAGCGAGACGCGGCGAATTTTCTCTCGGCCCGGTTTTGATGGCCTTGCTGCGCGCGGCGGGACATCCGGTTTCAGCAACAGGGTAA
- a CDS encoding D-alanyl-D-alanine carboxypeptidase family protein — protein MKSLISRIVLSSLALAPTQLHATPVLVLDADSRQVLAQEDAGVLWYPASTTKLMTAFVTFEALRAGEISLSTPVTMTKKSVGQAFLESGLVLGQTMTLEDALYAMIAASANDVAMAVAETVGHGDASFVQKMNDAAKRLGMTGTHFSNPNGLFDRNNYTTARDLALLGLAVEQQFPEFERFFQASSVSINGKEIKSNNLLLTRYRGTTGLKTGFLCASGRNYVGTATRNNRKVMVVILGATTERERNERSAQFLDQAFDGSLAANAGSLESVVNRPDVKPEDMRIRLCTKESAKYEAEREAMYPMGLAGQKSYLDPEIPGIVRTVNTWQSEASAEVPLPSPRPTTSQGELN, from the coding sequence ATGAAAAGCCTGATCAGTCGTATTGTGTTGTCCTCCCTGGCGCTCGCACCAACTCAGTTGCATGCGACGCCGGTTCTGGTTCTTGATGCGGATAGTCGGCAGGTTCTCGCTCAGGAAGATGCCGGCGTTTTGTGGTATCCGGCCTCGACAACAAAGCTGATGACAGCCTTCGTAACGTTCGAAGCGCTGCGGGCCGGGGAGATTTCACTGTCGACGCCGGTCACCATGACGAAGAAGTCAGTCGGTCAAGCATTTCTGGAATCCGGCCTCGTTCTCGGGCAGACGATGACGCTTGAAGATGCGCTTTACGCGATGATTGCAGCATCGGCCAATGATGTCGCCATGGCGGTGGCCGAAACGGTCGGGCACGGAGACGCGTCGTTCGTTCAGAAGATGAATGATGCGGCGAAGCGCCTCGGGATGACTGGGACGCATTTTTCCAATCCGAACGGCCTTTTCGATAGAAACAACTATACGACCGCCCGCGATCTGGCATTGCTCGGCCTTGCGGTTGAGCAGCAGTTTCCGGAATTCGAACGCTTCTTCCAGGCATCGTCCGTTTCGATCAACGGCAAGGAGATCAAGTCGAACAATTTACTCTTGACCCGATATCGCGGAACGACTGGGCTGAAGACCGGTTTCCTCTGCGCATCCGGCCGTAACTATGTCGGCACTGCCACGCGAAACAACAGGAAGGTCATGGTTGTCATTCTCGGAGCAACGACCGAACGGGAGCGCAACGAGAGGTCCGCGCAGTTTCTCGATCAGGCATTCGACGGATCGCTTGCCGCCAATGCAGGATCGTTGGAATCTGTGGTGAACCGCCCGGATGTGAAACCGGAAGACATGCGAATTCGCCTCTGCACAAAGGAAAGTGCGAAATACGAGGCTGAGCGTGAGGCGATGTACCCTATGGGACTGGCAGGTCAGAAGAGCTATCTCGATCCTGAAATTCCCGGTATCGTCCGCACCGTAAACACCTGGCAAAGCGAGGCGTCTGCCGAAGTGCCGCTCCCCTCCCCTCGCCCGACAACGAGCCAAGGCGAGTTGAACTAA
- a CDS encoding 4-oxalomesaconate tautomerase, with the protein MNDLTAVPCVLMRGGTSKGPFFLASDLPSDIKARDDMLLSVMGSGHPLQIDGIGGGNPVTSKVAIVGPASRPDVDVDYLFAQVRVDQQLVDTSPNCGNMLAAVGPFAIEAGLTPVRGDTTLVRIHNVNTGKLIEAEVPTPGGTVAYLGNASIDGVPGQAAPIALTFMDAAGARTGSLFPTGRSIEFVEDIAVTCIDCAMPMVLIEAEALGVSGYETADALNSNKELLSRLEKLRLAAGQRMGMGDVTNQVTPKPVLISKPRHGFDLSVRYFMPAQCHPSLATTGAVGIATACINDDTVASRLIGRRQPPTILSIEHPSGHLDVKLAEREGKVVAGILRTARRLFEGHVFAKPSHRLIRAA; encoded by the coding sequence ATGAATGATTTGACTGCTGTTCCATGTGTACTCATGAGGGGAGGGACCTCCAAAGGACCATTCTTTCTCGCATCTGACCTGCCGTCGGATATCAAGGCGCGTGATGACATGCTTCTGTCCGTAATGGGTTCGGGGCACCCGTTACAGATCGATGGTATCGGGGGTGGAAACCCGGTCACAAGCAAGGTTGCAATCGTCGGCCCGGCTTCAAGACCCGATGTGGACGTCGATTATCTGTTCGCGCAGGTCCGGGTCGATCAGCAACTTGTCGATACCTCTCCAAACTGCGGAAATATGCTCGCAGCCGTCGGACCTTTCGCAATCGAGGCTGGCCTTACGCCGGTGAGGGGCGACACGACGCTGGTGCGAATTCACAATGTCAACACGGGCAAACTGATCGAGGCCGAGGTTCCAACACCCGGCGGAACCGTTGCTTATCTGGGTAATGCCTCCATCGATGGTGTTCCGGGGCAGGCGGCTCCCATCGCTCTGACTTTCATGGATGCGGCAGGGGCAAGGACCGGAAGTCTGTTCCCAACCGGAAGGTCCATCGAGTTCGTAGAGGATATTGCGGTCACCTGCATCGACTGCGCCATGCCCATGGTTCTCATCGAAGCGGAAGCGCTCGGCGTCTCGGGCTATGAGACCGCAGATGCATTGAACAGCAACAAAGAGCTGCTCTCCAGACTTGAAAAACTGAGGCTCGCCGCCGGCCAACGCATGGGCATGGGTGATGTGACCAATCAGGTTACCCCGAAGCCCGTACTCATTTCTAAACCGCGCCACGGCTTCGATCTCAGTGTACGATATTTCATGCCCGCTCAATGCCACCCATCTTTGGCAACGACCGGCGCGGTGGGAATTGCAACGGCCTGCATCAATGACGACACCGTTGCTTCAAGATTGATTGGACGGCGCCAGCCGCCGACAATTCTCTCTATCGAACACCCGAGCGGCCATCTCGATGTGAAGTTGGCGGAGAGGGAAGGGAAGGTCGTCGCTGGCATTTTGCGAACCGCCCGCCGGCTATTCGAAGGACATGTCTTCGCAAAACCCAGCCACCGCCTTATTAGAGCGGCCTGA
- a CDS encoding DUF6894 family protein — translation MPRYFFHVRSHEGFSEDHEGTEFNTDALARIEAVQSAREMMAEKILKGEVIDGEVFEIVREDGSLVEVLPFRSVVRLD, via the coding sequence ATGCCCAGATACTTCTTTCATGTCCGTTCGCATGAAGGTTTCAGCGAGGATCACGAAGGCACCGAGTTCAACACGGATGCCCTTGCGCGCATCGAAGCCGTACAATCGGCGCGGGAAATGATGGCGGAAAAGATCTTGAAGGGCGAGGTCATCGATGGTGAAGTGTTCGAGATCGTGAGAGAAGACGGTTCGCTCGTAGAAGTTCTTCCTTTTCGATCTGTCGTTCGCCTCGATTGA
- a CDS encoding Crp/Fnr family transcriptional regulator, which translates to MNFLPEASRERILSVLEPVDLPKNFKMGTTDEVMEYVYFMSSGIGSVALRSDKGVSTEAGMFGSEGFSPTAVAVGGVRSSYDIIVQAEGSGHRIAANVFRTLMKTDNSLCDTLMRYIYVFALQASYTAHSNALDKIDKRLARWILMCHDRVQTGTINLTHEYLALMLGIRRPSVTTSLHVLEGYHLIRSERGVITVRDRKGLEEYAGSSYGGAEKEYDLLFNKEMKD; encoded by the coding sequence TTGAATTTCCTGCCTGAAGCCTCCCGCGAGCGCATTCTCTCCGTACTCGAACCGGTCGATCTGCCGAAAAACTTCAAGATGGGAACGACGGACGAGGTCATGGAATATGTGTATTTCATGAGTTCCGGCATCGGCTCGGTCGCGCTTCGAAGCGACAAAGGCGTGTCTACGGAAGCGGGTATGTTCGGAAGCGAAGGTTTCTCTCCCACCGCAGTCGCTGTTGGGGGCGTGAGAAGCTCCTACGATATCATCGTTCAGGCTGAAGGCTCTGGTCACCGGATCGCCGCAAACGTATTTCGGACTTTGATGAAAACCGATAACTCGCTCTGCGATACGCTGATGCGCTATATCTATGTTTTTGCACTTCAGGCCTCATACACCGCCCATTCCAATGCTCTTGACAAGATCGACAAGCGGCTGGCGCGATGGATATTGATGTGTCACGACCGGGTACAAACCGGAACGATCAATTTAACGCACGAATATCTGGCACTCATGCTGGGGATAAGACGTCCGAGTGTCACGACGTCACTGCATGTTCTGGAAGGCTACCACCTCATCAGGTCGGAACGGGGCGTGATTACGGTTCGGGATCGCAAGGGACTTGAGGAATATGCAGGCTCTTCCTATGGCGGTGCAGAGAAGGAATACGATCTTCTCTTTAACAAAGAAATGAAGGATTGA
- a CDS encoding Crp/Fnr family transcriptional regulator — MAHNLYSQNRILSMLPGSSRRRAFAQVDFVRLEKHQRLATMGEPISYVYFLNSGIGSVLLTSSNGKSSEAGVFGNEGFSPSSLAVGGSRSPFDVVVQVEGDAYRMQASAFQNILAEDRTVEKIILRYVHVFALQAAYTAHSNALDNVDVRLGRWLLMCHDRVPSNRIELTHDYLALMLAVRRPSVTTSLHVLEGEGFVRATRGVITIRNREALENFVGSSYGAAEHEYRVLVEHGADSDFSDKLPSLLYGGEEANTLSA; from the coding sequence ATGGCTCACAACCTTTACAGTCAAAACCGTATATTGTCCATGCTACCGGGTTCGTCGCGCAGGCGTGCATTTGCGCAGGTGGATTTTGTTCGGCTCGAAAAGCATCAGCGCCTTGCAACGATGGGAGAGCCGATTTCTTATGTGTATTTTCTTAATTCCGGCATCGGTTCGGTGCTGCTGACATCCAGTAACGGAAAATCGTCCGAGGCGGGAGTGTTCGGGAATGAGGGTTTTTCGCCCTCCTCTCTCGCTGTCGGCGGTTCCAGAAGCCCCTTCGATGTCGTGGTTCAGGTGGAGGGCGATGCTTATCGAATGCAAGCCAGCGCGTTTCAAAACATTCTTGCCGAAGATCGCACTGTCGAAAAGATCATTCTCCGTTATGTGCACGTGTTTGCCCTGCAAGCGGCCTATACGGCCCATTCCAATGCATTGGACAATGTTGATGTGCGTTTGGGTCGTTGGCTGCTCATGTGCCATGACCGCGTGCCAAGCAACAGGATCGAGCTGACGCACGACTATCTGGCCCTGATGCTTGCCGTCCGCCGGCCCAGCGTAACAACGTCGCTTCATGTGCTGGAAGGAGAGGGTTTCGTCCGCGCCACTAGAGGGGTGATTACCATCCGCAATCGCGAAGCCTTGGAAAATTTCGTAGGCAGCTCATACGGCGCGGCTGAACACGAATACCGCGTTCTTGTCGAGCACGGCGCCGATAGCGATTTCTCCGACAAACTCCCCTCTCTCCTATACGGCGGAGAAGAAGCCAACACCTTATCTGCCTAG
- a CDS encoding ABC transporter ATP-binding protein yields the protein MSVAVVKQTHNLEQPAPAKSMVSINAVTMAFGSFVAVQDVNLDVKDGEFVAIVGPTGCGKSTILNAIAGLLKPAHGTVSIDGKPVNGVHNDIGYLFQQDALLPWKTAIENVELGPMFQGVSAAERRERSLQWLAKVGLKGFEHRYPHQLSGGQRKRVQMAQALITGPKVILMDEPFSALDIHTRHLMQNELLRLWQEERRAVVLITHDLEEAIALGDRVVVLAAGPKSRVIDSFPVDLERPRDVAEIKLDPRFTELYRNIWASLRGEVEKSYERHD from the coding sequence ATGTCTGTCGCCGTTGTAAAACAGACTCATAATCTGGAGCAGCCCGCTCCCGCCAAATCCATGGTGTCCATCAATGCTGTAACCATGGCCTTCGGCTCATTCGTCGCGGTTCAGGATGTCAATCTCGATGTCAAGGATGGCGAGTTCGTCGCAATCGTCGGACCGACCGGTTGCGGCAAGAGCACCATTTTGAACGCCATAGCCGGTTTGCTGAAACCCGCGCATGGCACGGTCTCAATCGACGGAAAGCCCGTCAATGGCGTGCACAATGATATCGGTTATCTCTTTCAGCAGGATGCGCTTCTGCCTTGGAAGACGGCAATCGAAAATGTCGAGCTCGGCCCGATGTTCCAAGGCGTTTCGGCGGCTGAGCGACGCGAACGTTCCTTGCAATGGCTGGCCAAAGTCGGACTGAAGGGCTTCGAGCATCGCTATCCCCACCAGCTTTCCGGCGGTCAGAGAAAACGTGTTCAGATGGCGCAGGCTTTGATTACCGGCCCGAAAGTCATTCTGATGGATGAGCCATTTTCGGCACTCGATATTCACACCCGCCACCTGATGCAGAACGAGCTTTTGCGGCTATGGCAGGAGGAGCGCCGGGCGGTCGTCCTCATCACACATGATCTCGAAGAAGCGATCGCACTCGGAGACCGCGTCGTGGTTCTGGCCGCCGGTCCAAAATCCCGGGTCATCGACAGCTTCCCGGTCGATCTCGAACGTCCAAGGGATGTCGCCGAAATCAAACTCGATCCGCGATTTACCGAACTCTATCGAAACATCTGGGCGTCCCTGCGCGGCGAAGTGGAGAAAAGCTATGAACGCCATGACTGA
- the repB gene encoding plasmid partitioning protein RepB — protein MSKSPRKSIVANFGLLSAELESRLASDTPNEPQPQPQATPNRVGAGVIGAAHRAIDDIKSERDRLKALIDSGGGAIKEIDPSKIDPSPYPDRLPDDGSEDFEVFRNSIKSEGQKVPIQVRKSPSAPDRYQVIYGHRRLRAAKEIGIPVRAIEVEISDLDLVIAQGIENANRQDLSWIERALFARRMDEAGIKPRDIYAALSIDDAELARMRAVYRNVPGDVIEAIGRAPKVGRPRWADLAKAVSEKPDAVDSLRNLLADADKRLASSDQRFLAVLAALRPTAIAKKSGKTIKGFKGDVIGSYVRSSKDLRISVEDQSGTEFLKFIEQELPALAEQFARAKTKN, from the coding sequence ATGAGCAAATCACCCCGCAAATCCATTGTCGCGAACTTCGGTCTTCTTTCCGCGGAGCTGGAAAGCAGGCTCGCCTCCGATACGCCAAACGAGCCGCAGCCTCAGCCGCAAGCAACACCCAACAGGGTGGGCGCTGGTGTTATCGGCGCAGCGCACCGTGCGATTGACGATATCAAATCGGAGCGTGATCGGCTCAAGGCACTGATCGATTCCGGTGGCGGCGCGATCAAGGAGATCGACCCCTCCAAAATCGATCCGTCCCCCTACCCCGATCGGTTGCCCGATGACGGTTCGGAAGATTTCGAGGTCTTCCGCAACTCCATCAAATCGGAAGGCCAGAAAGTACCAATCCAGGTTCGGAAATCGCCCTCTGCACCTGACCGTTATCAGGTCATATATGGCCATCGCCGCCTTCGCGCTGCGAAAGAAATCGGTATTCCCGTGCGTGCTATCGAGGTGGAGATTTCCGATCTCGATCTCGTCATTGCGCAGGGCATTGAAAACGCCAACCGGCAGGATTTGAGCTGGATCGAGCGGGCGCTTTTTGCGCGCCGCATGGACGAAGCGGGCATCAAGCCGCGTGATATTTACGCGGCGCTTTCCATTGACGATGCCGAATTGGCGCGCATGCGGGCAGTTTACCGGAACGTGCCAGGCGATGTCATCGAAGCGATCGGCAGGGCGCCCAAGGTTGGCCGTCCGAGATGGGCCGATCTTGCCAAGGCTGTTTCCGAAAAGCCTGATGCGGTGGACAGTCTCAGAAACCTGCTGGCCGATGCTGATAAACGCCTGGCGAGTTCGGATCAGCGGTTTTTGGCAGTCTTGGCAGCGCTAAGGCCGACGGCAATTGCAAAAAAATCCGGTAAGACGATTAAGGGCTTCAAGGGTGATGTCATCGGCAGCTATGTGCGCTCTTCAAAAGATTTGCGCATTAGCGTGGAGGATCAATCCGGGACGGAATTCTTGAAGTTTATCGAGCAGGAACTTCCCGCGCTTGCGGAGCAGTTCGCGCGCGCGAAAACGAAAAACTGA
- a CDS encoding LysR family transcriptional regulator: MNINCEILDLRAFLAVVDLESFHRAAELLNISQPALSRRIQKLEQVIGSPLLERTTRHVAPTAVGSELIPLVQRMIEEFDSSLFSLRDLGPNRSGLVTIACIPTAAFYFLPTVIRQFNVEYPNIRFRILDLTATEGLQAVSRGEVEFGINIMGNSDPDLAFDKLAEDPFVLAARSDHPLAEKAEVEWPDLEPYPLITVHRSSGNRTLLDAALARSNIKLRWFYEVTHLSTSLGLVEAGLGISVLPKMATPHGDHPYIVTRPIRNPEISRAIGTVRRRSGSLSPAAEKFMSMLLGTWRSD, translated from the coding sequence ATGAACATTAATTGTGAGATTTTGGACCTCCGCGCTTTTCTTGCAGTGGTGGACTTGGAAAGCTTTCACAGGGCAGCGGAACTGCTGAATATCTCACAGCCAGCGCTCAGTCGTCGCATACAGAAGCTGGAGCAGGTAATCGGCTCTCCGCTTCTGGAACGGACGACAAGACATGTTGCGCCTACGGCTGTAGGGTCGGAACTGATCCCTCTCGTTCAACGGATGATCGAGGAATTTGACAGCTCGCTATTCTCGCTTCGTGACCTTGGTCCCAATCGTAGTGGTCTGGTGACGATTGCCTGCATTCCCACGGCAGCCTTTTACTTTCTGCCGACCGTCATCAGGCAGTTCAATGTCGAGTATCCAAATATCCGCTTTCGCATTCTCGACTTGACCGCAACGGAAGGCCTTCAGGCGGTCTCTCGCGGCGAGGTGGAATTCGGTATCAACATTATGGGGAATTCGGACCCGGATCTGGCTTTTGACAAATTGGCTGAAGACCCGTTCGTGCTGGCGGCCAGAAGCGACCACCCGCTGGCAGAGAAAGCGGAAGTGGAATGGCCAGACCTCGAGCCCTACCCTCTTATCACCGTCCACCGCTCAAGTGGAAACCGCACGCTCTTAGATGCAGCACTTGCACGCTCAAACATCAAACTGAGATGGTTCTATGAGGTAACGCACCTCTCCACCTCACTTGGTCTTGTCGAAGCGGGTCTGGGTATTTCTGTGCTTCCCAAGATGGCGACGCCTCACGGCGACCATCCCTACATTGTCACCCGACCAATTCGAAACCCGGAAATATCGAGAGCAATCGGAACTGTGAGGCGGCGAAGCGGCTCACTCTCCCCTGCTGCGGAGAAATTTATGAGTATGCTTCTGGGGACTTGGAGGAGCGATTGA
- a CDS encoding type II toxin-antitoxin system VapB family antitoxin, whose amino-acid sequence MVTPQLSVRSSKARDLAHKLARRENRTIADIVERALETYEAREAGHEPAAKFYSRLASQSGKDIDFDSIIDENRRAHKGVEL is encoded by the coding sequence ATGGTAACACCGCAACTATCTGTTCGCAGTTCCAAAGCGCGTGACCTTGCCCACAAGCTTGCCCGCCGAGAAAATCGTACGATCGCTGATATTGTTGAGCGCGCGCTCGAAACCTATGAGGCACGTGAGGCGGGACATGAACCGGCTGCGAAATTCTACAGTCGTCTTGCATCGCAGTCGGGTAAGGATATCGATTTCGACAGTATCATCGATGAAAACAGACGCGCTCACAAAGGCGTCGAGCTTTGA
- a CDS encoding ABC transporter substrate-binding protein — protein MKKFLLVLAASVAMAGSALAEPVRISVGSYNLNNLPFPVAKGLGLYEMEGLEVTVENFASGGSKTLQALVAGSTDIAVGFYDHTIQMQSQNKHVVAFVTLARNSGLVLAGTPDSKFDPAKPETMKGAKVGITAPGSSSDLFVRYYLQRHNLSPSDVSLIGVGSGSSAVAALQQGKIDLLVNYDPAATFVVEKGVGKIIIDARNDDGAKEIYGGIYPTSVLYATQDYISANPETVQKVANATVKALQWMKDHSAEEIVEKLPPEFISGDRETYIKSVENARPIFSADGVMNETDVKTPLDVLKTFNEKVAATDIDLSKTYTNDFVNKVPKAASN, from the coding sequence ATGAAAAAGTTTCTTTTGGTTCTTGCAGCATCCGTAGCGATGGCGGGAAGCGCATTGGCAGAGCCCGTCCGCATCAGCGTGGGATCCTACAATCTCAACAACCTTCCTTTTCCGGTTGCCAAAGGTCTCGGCCTATATGAGATGGAAGGTCTTGAAGTTACAGTAGAAAACTTCGCCTCAGGCGGCTCCAAAACCCTGCAGGCACTTGTTGCCGGATCGACCGATATCGCGGTCGGCTTCTACGATCACACCATTCAGATGCAGTCTCAGAACAAGCATGTGGTTGCCTTCGTGACGCTTGCACGAAATTCCGGCCTCGTGCTGGCAGGCACCCCCGATAGCAAGTTCGATCCGGCAAAACCGGAAACGATGAAGGGTGCAAAAGTCGGCATCACCGCGCCGGGCTCGTCATCGGATTTATTCGTCCGCTACTATCTTCAGCGGCATAATCTCTCGCCCAGCGATGTCTCGCTGATCGGCGTTGGCTCCGGCTCCTCCGCTGTCGCCGCACTTCAGCAGGGCAAGATCGATCTTCTGGTGAATTACGATCCGGCTGCGACCTTCGTGGTGGAGAAGGGCGTGGGCAAAATCATTATCGATGCCCGCAATGATGATGGCGCCAAGGAGATCTACGGCGGCATCTACCCCACATCCGTTCTCTACGCCACGCAGGATTATATTTCGGCAAATCCTGAAACCGTTCAGAAGGTCGCGAATGCGACGGTGAAGGCGCTTCAGTGGATGAAAGACCATTCGGCAGAGGAAATCGTCGAGAAACTTCCGCCGGAATTCATCTCCGGAGACCGCGAAACCTACATCAAGTCCGTCGAAAATGCGCGTCCGATCTTTTCTGCCGACGGTGTGATGAACGAGACCGACGTCAAGACGCCGCTCGATGTTCTGAAGACCTTCAACGAGAAAGTCGCGGCAACAGATATCGACCTGTCGAAGACCTACACGAATGATTTCGTAAACAAAGTGCCCAAAGCGGCATCTAACTGA
- the repA gene encoding plasmid partitioning protein RepA, whose protein sequence is MAIAERAEKAAFPKEDAGSKIMRHASLLSQQLQQLRTRMYPPTSEKSLRPFLTNEVSKLTSIPDSTLKLMSSEGRGPMPGRLENNHRVYTLAQINELRELFASQKPAEALRFLPRRRAGEHLQVVAIANFKGGSAKTTTCVHLAHYLALQGYRVLALDLDPQASLSALFGAQPEFDVGANETIYAALRYDESERRPIRDIIRKTYFDGIDLIPGNLEVMEYEHETPRVLAQKSSSGAIFFERLKLALAEVDQDYDVVILDTPPSLGFLTLSAIYAATSMIITVHPAMLDVASMSQFLLMMGDLISVLNENGAQLDQDFIRYLVTRHDPNDAPQSQVVAMMRHLFGTDVLLPTSIESTAVEAAGLAKRSIYELEMGQIGRDTHKRAREAVDAVNEAIVKLITDSWGRA, encoded by the coding sequence ATGGCGATAGCAGAAAGAGCAGAAAAGGCAGCTTTTCCGAAAGAGGATGCAGGCAGCAAGATCATGCGCCATGCAAGCCTTCTGTCGCAACAGCTTCAGCAGCTTCGGACGCGAATGTATCCTCCGACATCGGAAAAGAGCCTGCGCCCGTTTCTAACGAACGAAGTCTCCAAGCTGACATCGATCCCTGATTCCACCCTCAAGCTGATGTCGAGCGAAGGACGCGGGCCGATGCCTGGGCGGCTCGAGAACAATCACCGAGTTTATACACTGGCCCAGATCAACGAGTTGCGCGAGCTGTTCGCCAGCCAGAAGCCCGCTGAAGCGTTGCGTTTTCTTCCCCGCCGCCGTGCGGGAGAACATCTCCAGGTCGTTGCCATTGCCAACTTCAAGGGTGGTAGTGCAAAAACCACGACCTGCGTGCATCTCGCGCATTACCTGGCTCTACAGGGATATCGCGTTCTTGCACTCGATCTCGATCCGCAGGCGTCTCTATCTGCGCTGTTCGGCGCGCAGCCGGAATTCGATGTGGGTGCCAATGAGACGATCTATGCAGCACTGCGTTACGACGAGAGCGAGCGAAGGCCAATCCGCGACATTATTCGCAAGACCTATTTCGACGGCATCGATCTGATCCCAGGAAATCTCGAGGTCATGGAGTACGAACACGAAACACCGCGTGTTCTTGCACAAAAATCGAGTTCCGGTGCGATCTTCTTCGAGCGGTTGAAGCTTGCGCTGGCCGAGGTAGATCAGGACTATGATGTCGTCATTCTCGATACGCCGCCGTCGCTCGGCTTCCTGACGCTGAGCGCCATATACGCTGCCACCAGCATGATCATCACCGTGCATCCGGCCATGCTCGATGTCGCTTCCATGAGCCAGTTCCTTCTGATGATGGGTGACTTGATCAGCGTACTCAACGAAAATGGTGCGCAGCTCGACCAAGACTTCATCAGATATTTGGTGACAAGGCATGACCCGAATGATGCGCCGCAGTCCCAAGTGGTTGCGATGATGCGGCATCTGTTCGGCACAGATGTATTGCTGCCGACCTCCATCGAAAGCACGGCAGTCGAGGCTGCTGGTCTGGCCAAGCGCTCGATCTATGAACTTGAGATGGGACAGATCGGCAGAGACACGCATAAGCGCGCGCGCGAAGCGGTCGATGCCGTCAATGAGGCCATCGTCAAGCTCATCACTGACAGTTGGGGACGAGCATGA